One genomic window of Leptospira paudalimensis includes the following:
- a CDS encoding acyl-CoA dehydrogenase family protein, translating to MSHHISEHPSLQPFDISEYKGLRGKNFYDMDPALQRMVERYSETYNPSHKQAMVDHIRKYGELVGGILDELTEECHKEGKYGEVIKYDRTGKRIDFIKYSEEQKLARKISYDHGVVNLDFHPEWKYDFTHIHRYALTYLMNLNGEGGVACPLAMTDGMILALKKIGTEEQKKKYLPLVAGKGSESHFMAGQYVTERVGGSNVSANRTIAKKLPNGKWELTGEKWFCSNPGDLWVTTAKMEGTNTVGMFLVPRIKENGELNGHHILRKKDIIGSRGKITVEIIYDRVEAEEFGRPGHGLVNLIRYIIKTSRLHVGLGSCGNARRSVMEASEYAKFRTAYGKKILEFPSFVKTLAEMQILQTANSFVNFRSVHLAEMDHDAAEITVPLLKYKSSSQASYITQKAILTLGGNGIIGDFSPLPRLHNDSIINETWEGTHLIITDHCLHALQKPKVYTAFQSLLDGLIAHVGDISELKTVHSIFQEKRKELTYCLKEESKDWKDMNRVYIADLTYQVFVLAELIEQTVHDVKANLPTKYLYFAKGYAEMVRDGIEAPRQKDGVFFDPKALETFLSF from the coding sequence ATGAGTCACCATATTTCTGAACATCCATCTTTACAACCATTTGATATTTCCGAGTACAAAGGACTACGAGGTAAGAATTTTTACGATATGGATCCAGCCTTACAACGGATGGTAGAAAGGTATTCAGAAACATACAATCCATCTCACAAACAAGCGATGGTCGATCACATTCGGAAATACGGAGAGTTGGTTGGTGGCATTTTAGATGAACTCACTGAAGAGTGCCATAAGGAAGGTAAGTATGGGGAAGTGATCAAATATGATCGAACAGGCAAACGAATTGATTTTATAAAATACTCTGAAGAACAAAAATTAGCACGGAAAATATCCTATGACCATGGTGTTGTCAATTTAGACTTCCACCCAGAATGGAAATACGACTTTACACATATCCATCGTTATGCGTTGACTTATTTGATGAATCTAAATGGAGAAGGTGGAGTTGCTTGTCCCTTGGCAATGACGGATGGAATGATCCTTGCTTTAAAAAAGATAGGAACAGAAGAACAAAAGAAAAAATACTTACCCCTGGTTGCTGGTAAAGGAAGTGAGTCTCATTTTATGGCGGGACAATATGTGACCGAACGAGTGGGTGGGAGTAATGTATCTGCCAACCGAACCATTGCCAAAAAACTTCCCAACGGCAAATGGGAGTTAACTGGAGAAAAATGGTTTTGTTCCAATCCAGGTGATTTGTGGGTAACAACTGCGAAAATGGAAGGAACCAATACGGTGGGAATGTTTTTAGTTCCAAGGATCAAAGAGAATGGAGAACTGAATGGCCATCATATTCTTCGCAAAAAAGACATCATTGGTTCTCGAGGAAAAATTACTGTCGAGATCATTTATGATCGTGTGGAAGCAGAAGAATTTGGACGACCTGGCCATGGACTTGTCAATTTAATTCGATATATCATCAAAACATCACGCCTTCATGTAGGTCTTGGTTCCTGTGGAAATGCTAGGCGATCCGTAATGGAAGCATCCGAATATGCAAAGTTTAGAACAGCTTACGGGAAAAAAATCTTAGAATTTCCATCCTTTGTGAAAACACTTGCTGAGATGCAAATTTTACAAACTGCAAATAGTTTTGTCAATTTTCGTTCAGTTCATCTTGCAGAAATGGATCATGATGCAGCAGAAATCACAGTTCCACTTCTCAAATACAAATCTTCTTCCCAAGCAAGTTATATTACACAAAAAGCAATTTTAACGTTAGGTGGAAATGGTATTATAGGAGATTTTTCTCCATTGCCAAGATTACATAATGATTCCATTATCAATGAAACTTGGGAAGGAACACATTTGATCATTACAGATCATTGTTTGCATGCGTTACAAAAACCAAAAGTATATACTGCATTCCAATCACTACTTGATGGATTAATAGCTCATGTGGGAGACATTTCAGAATTAAAAACTGTTCATTCAATCTTCCAAGAAAAACGAAAGGAATTAACCTATTGTTTAAAAGAAGAGTCAAAAGATTGGAAAGACATGAATCGTGTTTATATCGCAGATTTAACTTACCAAGTATTTGTTTTGGCAGAATTGATAGAACAAACAGTCCATGACGTTAAGGCAAACCTACCTACAAAATACTTATATTTTGCGAAAGGATATGCGGAAATGGTTCGTGATGGGATCGAAGCACCAAGACAAAAAGATGGCGTATTTTTTGATCCTAAAGCGCTGGAGACGTTTCTTTCTTTTTAA
- a CDS encoding molecular chaperone DnaJ codes for MVQKTETKKSKQILHDVIFELQNVSEAMQWFLSYDRLSELLEIRKEECLRKVYQFKASKPQMTLSGGFHEVDGDLLVDFLAWNLELDEVAEEFLKAGIFFSERPLYELRESYKSLIQKTIANHRLDQELLLLLTAATIDFDDAVDSYLMDKFEIDFFVRRSIHQFLEKYEIHPEFGAEEFLYEYLKSLIPTKILNFRDITREFRDRTYYELYGRFRETKKKKKKKVVQSVSSEVKDLLTFFDLEPGATIVDVKKKFKELLKKYHPDINKKGEEMTKRIILKYNRLVELIGT; via the coding sequence ATGGTCCAAAAAACGGAAACAAAAAAGTCCAAACAGATTTTGCATGATGTCATTTTTGAACTGCAAAACGTTTCCGAAGCCATGCAGTGGTTTTTGTCTTATGACCGACTCTCCGAACTCTTAGAAATACGAAAGGAAGAATGCCTACGCAAAGTTTACCAGTTTAAAGCGAGCAAACCACAAATGACACTTTCTGGTGGATTCCATGAAGTTGACGGTGACCTCTTGGTAGATTTTTTAGCTTGGAATTTAGAATTAGATGAAGTTGCGGAAGAGTTTTTAAAAGCTGGTATTTTTTTTAGCGAACGACCGTTATATGAACTTCGTGAATCTTATAAATCTCTCATCCAAAAAACAATCGCAAACCACAGATTGGACCAAGAACTTTTGCTTTTACTGACTGCAGCAACTATCGATTTTGATGATGCAGTGGATTCTTATTTGATGGATAAGTTTGAAATTGATTTTTTTGTTCGTAGGTCCATCCATCAGTTTTTAGAAAAATATGAAATCCATCCGGAATTTGGTGCAGAAGAATTTTTGTATGAATACTTAAAAAGCCTGATCCCTACAAAAATTTTAAACTTTCGTGACATCACTCGAGAATTTAGAGATCGCACCTATTATGAATTATATGGTAGATTTAGAGAAACCAAAAAGAAAAAGAAGAAAAAAGTCGTTCAATCTGTATCTTCAGAAGTGAAAGATCTTCTCACTTTTTTTGATTTAGAACCTGGCGCGACAATTGTTGATGTAAAAAAGAAATTCAAAGAATTATTAAAAAAATACCATCCAGATATCAACAAAAAGGGGGAAGAGATGACCAAACGAATTATATTAAAATACAATCGTTTGGTAGAGTTAATTGGTACCTAG
- a CDS encoding YceI family protein — protein MKKFILTLIILLSGIQLHAIEVSKKKIEFLVEHTTKNVTGVCTEIQLGNLNLQSSNGKYNLKSPFEIKIPILKISSGDSNRDSHMQEILGYPDSPLIQVKIESILPSKTNDQIYTIKGKLMIHGNTRDFSSDANVKVFEAGELQVDGVVVVKFSEFDLENPSLLFMKAKDEIQVKYHFQLK, from the coding sequence ATGAAAAAGTTTATCTTAACACTTATCATTTTATTGTCTGGAATCCAATTACATGCAATTGAAGTTTCAAAAAAGAAGATTGAGTTTTTAGTCGAACATACAACTAAAAATGTAACAGGTGTTTGTACGGAGATCCAATTAGGCAACCTTAACTTACAAAGTTCAAATGGAAAATACAATCTAAAGAGTCCGTTTGAAATCAAAATTCCAATTTTAAAAATTTCATCTGGTGATTCCAATCGTGATTCCCATATGCAAGAAATATTGGGTTATCCCGATTCACCTCTCATCCAAGTCAAAATAGAATCGATTTTACCTTCGAAAACAAACGATCAAATCTATACCATCAAAGGTAAATTGATGATCCATGGAAATACGAGGGATTTTTCATCCGATGCGAATGTAAAAGTTTTTGAAGCAGGTGAGTTACAAGTGGATGGTGTAGTCGTCGTAAAATTTTCTGAATTTGATTTGGAAAATCCATCGTTACTCTTTATGAAAGCAAAAGATGAAATCCAAGTGAAGTATCATTTCCAACTTAAATAA